The sequence CTGCTACTCCTGAGCAGTTGTGCCAGGCCGGTAGAAGAAGCAGCACTCATTTTCTACCCACCACCACCAGAACGCCCGAGACTTCAGTTTCTCACAGCCATCTCCTCGGAAACAGACCTGGCAGTCAAAAGAGATGCCTTTGACAGCTTTCTCTTTGGTCCCGACCTGTCCTTTTCCTCCATCGGTCGCCCCTACGACATAGCCTCAGACAGGGGAAGCATCTACCTTATTGACCGTCAGTCCAACAAGATACTCACCATTGATCTGGTGAACAAGGACTTCACCGAACTACGAGCCACCGGACGGGGGGCACTCCGTTCCCCGTCAGGTATCTGGGTCACCTCGGATGGCTTCAAGTACATTGCTGACATAAAACGCCAGCAGATTGTCACCTTCAACAGCAGTAATGAGTTCATCCGTGCCTACGGTAATAAAGAGCTGTTTAATAAACCGGTTGATGTTGCTGTTTATAACAACAACATCTATGTCTGCGACATGGTCAAAAGTCAGATCATTGTCCTCGACAGAGATTCGGGAGAAGTCGTTATGACCGTTGGGGAGAGTGGATCCGAAGAGGGGCAGCTGCATAAGCCGACACATGTAACAGTGGACAAACATGGAAATGTTTTTGTCAATGACGCCTTTAATTTTAGAGTCCAGCAATTTGACAGTTCTGGAGTATTTGTGAAAA comes from Desulfocapsa sulfexigens DSM 10523 and encodes:
- a CDS encoding NHL repeat-containing protein is translated as MQKPYRFSDTQLLFPLLCLLLLSSCARPVEEAALIFYPPPPERPRLQFLTAISSETDLAVKRDAFDSFLFGPDLSFSSIGRPYDIASDRGSIYLIDRQSNKILTIDLVNKDFTELRATGRGALRSPSGIWVTSDGFKYIADIKRQQIVTFNSSNEFIRAYGNKELFNKPVDVAVYNNNIYVCDMVKSQIIVLDRDSGEVVMTVGESGSEEGQLHKPTHVTVDKHGNVFVNDAFNFRVQQFDSSGVFVKTFGFHGDRMGGMARSKGLDVDQEGNLYVADAAFEYVQIFNKDGQLLLFFGGPGNAPGNMYLPAGVHIDYENIQFFNTFADPNFKLKYLLYVCNMSGSNKVNVYGYGDWSGE